A single region of the Triticum dicoccoides isolate Atlit2015 ecotype Zavitan chromosome 2B, WEW_v2.0, whole genome shotgun sequence genome encodes:
- the LOC119364348 gene encoding DDT domain-containing protein DDB_G0282237-like: MPLFKRTPFFLLDPPKDLDPKEKVFQVRFTKEIFRDYQEYLNRLNLYRRRVWTCKVSGKSNLTYEEALVSEQRAAEKAQQLPRELMSPVLQMIQYSTLSLTDLVNKIYGSLQENLFEGLELHAKRDGLEAACKILKVIGSGETTSYEVGWIGQDNAITSTSVLRADDLIRKKAPCGRNMLKIFIRESTSQNSPWIVHMNLAKKYGIPTEPPKDMINGEGLSKARKRLANGTAEDASKRSKKDEEEQVVPVKYPIDDLLVKPVADDPVLSKRCPPSTDFKVPISSVGDLLMVWDFCMSFGRLLCLSPFSLSDLENAICHKETNLVLLVEIHTALLNLLINDEGEYFEFIQDKNRKSKVSLVTWKEYLCDFMEMTSISSNISTVRRGHYGLVPTSLKLEILRELVDEAIATIAVKEKLDERIDQQQALAAEKREIARKNKEEQKLIMEVATEKEMNQTNAVQDGNENVNGQLVAKEGKERKNTPASKMGDAKLHLGRHLEKELLDQSVRTSPLGKDRFYNRYWFFKREGRLFVESADSKEWGYYSTKEELDALIGSLNIKGIRERALKQQLDKFYNKISIAVEKRLKEVTHQLLVEEAVLRRSSRVHAHPKDSPSTSFLEYVNTWKPITKRNKSKEDRAT, translated from the exons ATGCCTCTCTTCAAGAGGACACCTTTCTTCTTACTGGACCCGCCAAAGGACTTGGATCCCAAGGAGAAGGTGTTCCAAGTTCGATTTACTAAGGAGATATTTCGAGATTACCA GGAATACCTGAATAGGTTGAACCTTTACCGTAGAAGAGTTTGGACATGTAAGGTGTCTGGAAAATCCAATTTAACCTATGAGGAAGCTTTGGTCTCAGAGCAGCGCGCTGCAGAGAAGGCTCAACAGTTGCCAAGAGAGCTTATGTCTCCTGTTCTCCAGATGATTCAATACA GTACACTTAGCTTAACTGACCTTGTCAACAAGATATATGGCAGTCTGCAAGAGAATCTGTTTGAAGGATTAGAATTACATGCTAAAAGAGATGGTTTGGAGGCTGCTTGCAAGATTCTGAAGGTTATAGGTTCAGGTGAAACCACAAGCTATGAGGTGGGCTGGATTGGTCAAGACAATGCAATTACCAGCACTTCAGTTCTCAGAGCGGACGATCTGATTCGCAAGAAAGCGCCTTGTGGTCGTAATATGCTCAAGATTTTTATCAGGGAATCAACATCACAAAACTCTCCATGGATCGTACATATGAATCTTGCGAAGAAATATGGCATACCCACCGAGCCTCCAAAAGACATGATT AATGGTGAAGGATTGTCCAAAGCAAGGAAAAGACTAGCGAATGGGACTGCAGAAGATGCCAGCAAAAGGTCAAAGAAAG atgaagaggaacaagtagtACCAGTTAAATACCCAATCGATGATCTTTTAGTAAAGCCGGTGGCAGATGACCCTGTTTTGTCGAAGAGATGCCCACCATCCACAGATTTCAAAGTCCCTATAAGTTCTGTGGGAGATCTCCTGATGGTCTGGGATTTCTGCATGTCTTTTGGGAGGCTTTTATGCTTGTCGCCGTTTTCCCTATCAGATCTGGAGAATGCAATTTGCCACAAAGAAACCAATCTTGTTCTTCTTGTGGAAATACATACTGCACTTCTCAATTTGCTTATTAATGATGAAGGTGAATATTTTGAGTTTATCCAGGACAAGAACAGAAAATCAAAG GTATCTTTAGTCACATGGAAGGAGTATCTATGTGATTTCATGGAAATGACAAGTATCTCCAGTAACATATCAACAGTACGAAGGGGTCACTATGGTCTTGTTCCCACTAGCCTGAAACTTGAAATCCTACGGGAATTGGTAGATGAAGCCATTGCAACTATTGCTGTAAAAGAGAAATTAGATGAACGCATTGATCAGCAACAAGCACTTGCAGCAGAAAAAAGAGAGATTGCTAGAAAGAATAAGGAAGAGCAGAAGCTGATCATGGAAGTGGCAACAGAAAAGGAAATGAATCAGACAAATGCTGTACAGGATGGCAACGAGAATGTTAATGGCCAGCTTGTGGCAAAAgaagggaaggagaggaagaaCACTCCCGCCAGCAAAATGGGAGATGCGAAATTGCATCTG GGGAGGCATCTTGAGAAAGAACTACTGGACCAATCAGTACGAACTAGTCCTCTTGGAAAAGACAGATTCTATAACAGGTATTGGTTTTTTAAGCGTGAAGGAAGACTTTTTGTTGAAAGTGCAGATTCCAAAGAGTGGGGGTACTATAGCACCAAGGAAGAG CTTGATGCGCTCATTGGGTCTTTAAACATTAAAGGCATAAGGGAGAGAGCACTCAAACAACAGCTTGACAAGTTCTACAACAAGATAAG